Genomic DNA from Perca flavescens isolate YP-PL-M2 chromosome 14, PFLA_1.0, whole genome shotgun sequence:
tcaccgaaacgtgtttctgaaaacattttaagcgagaaataggccaggcggttgctgaatctgtcttcatttcagatcaacaaaggtcggTTTAAgagatttaaaatgaaaaaaatgtaatgtcagCAACACTGCttaaactcccatatttaataGAAATGCAACGTtgtaaatcttttaaactgacctttgttgatctgaaataaaGTCGGCTCGGCTCACCACCTCTAAAAATCTAACGAAAATCTCTTAAACCGAcatttgtcgatctgaaatgaagacagattcagcaaccgcgcggcctatttctcgcttaaaatgttttcagaaacatgtttttggtgaactattttagtacaatatgagattgtattccgaacgagccgccatgacagtctggctttgaatttccggagaaagcAAACCCCacatgacgcgttcgtccaatcagctgcgtGTCGTCTCTTTCGGTGTGTAACCGCcataagagggagcagccctagcgTTTAGCGAGTGTAGATGTAGCCAGGTAGGGAGGTGAAGCGAAGGAGGAGCTAgtgttcctctctctctctctgggaggTCACTCCCACCTCGTCTTCTTCGCTCTTCACAGCGGGCGCCACGGAGCAGAGCGAGGCCGAGGAGGTGGGAGGCGGGCTGATGTGCAGCTCCACCGGCGTCAGCGTGATCTCCACCTCGCCGCGGTCCTCGTGCAGCGTgggcagagggagaggaggaggcggaggaggaagagcaggcagaggaagaggaagaggaagaggaggattgttgttgttgttgttgtggcttGGCCGCGGAGCTTTCTGGATCACCTCGACCATAGGTGTGCGTCCTGTCGTCCAGCCAGCAGCGGGGGGGGTCCCGGGACTCTGGAACAGCAGCAGTGACTGTGGCCGGCCGTGGCGGTCCGGCTCCACGGCGCGGCCCGGCTGACACTGGACCACGACGCCGCGGTGCTCCACCAGCCGGTGGCCTGATCccgagaagagagagagagagagagagagagagagggttggGCATCGGGGAACCGGTTCCAACTTTTGACAGCCAAAAACCGAGAAGCATAAAAAATGCTGAAAGCcaacaaaaaatattaattaaaaaaactgaaaaaatagcGTAAAAATCCCGCCAAAAATGTCAGaacaaaaacgaaaaaaaaaaaaaaaaaaatgtaaatacctgctaaaaagcatacaaaaatgctgaaagccaataagaaaaaaaaaaaaaaactgaaaaaaactgaaaaaataaaccTGCCAAAAAGCGTAAAAAATTTCAGAAAAACACCCAACAAAAGAGTAAAAATCCCGCCAAAAAtgtcagaacaaaaacaaaaaaaaataatataaataactgccaaaaagcataacaaatgctgaaagccaataagaaaaaaaaaaaaaaaactgaaaaaactgAAAGTTACGTGCGGTAACTTTAGTACACAATCAaggagctaacgttacgtaccgagtaacgttagaacAACATCacggagctaacgttacgtaacgagtaacgttagtacaataTCACAGAGCTAATGTTACGTACCGAACATCACGGAGCTAACATTAGGTACCGAGTAATGTTAGTACAACATCACAGAGCTAAAGTTACGTactgagtaacgttagtacaacatcacacacacacaaacacagagagacacacacacacacacacgtaactagctaccgtaaatgtagagctacttttaaaatgccatattttcccctctgggctcaccaaaacgaacgtaaaagcctttctttgttgtcatttttccTCGAAATCGTAAAGATCCAACATCACGGAGCTAACGTTAGGTACCGAACATCAcagagctaacgttacgtaccgagtaacgttagtacatcATCATGGAGCTAACGTTATGTACcaagtaacgttagtacaacatcacggagctaacgttacgtaccaAGTAACTTTAGTACACAATCACGGAGCTAAAGTTACATACCGAGTAACGTCAGTACAACATCATGGAGCTAACGTTAGGTAtcgagtaacgttagtacacaatcacggagctaacgttagtacaacatcaCGGAGCTAAAgttacgtaccgagtaacgtCAGTACAACATCATGGAGCTAACGTTAGGTAtcgagtaacgttagtacacaatcacggagctaacgttagtacaacatcaCGGAGCTAAAgttacgtaccgagtaacgttagtacaacatcaCGGAGCTAAAGTTACATACCGAACATCACGGAGCTAACGTTAGGTACCGAGTAATCGTAAAacatccaaacggtacccaacgcTAGTGTTGCCGGGTGTCTATTTAAAGCCCTGGTGTTACGTATATGTGTGCGTTGTTGTGTATCTATGTGATGGAAATTTAAAAAACGGGACTCAAACCTGCGTCCGACACGGCCGGCAGCTGGCTGAGGAGGAGCCCCGGCTGCTCCTGGATCACCAGCTCCAGCACCGgctgggaggaggaggcagcagaggacgaggaggaagaggaggaggaggaggaagaggaggaggaggaggaagaagaggcttTCTGGATGACGCCACCGCTCAGCGATGTGATGATGGGAGCGTGGGCGCCAGGCGGCGCCGGCGGCGGAGGTTTTGGGGACAGAGCGGCAGGAGGTGGGGGAGGAGGCGCGTCCTCCGGCCGAGGTTTTCTCGGTCGGCCGCGTTTCCGTTTCaccggaggaggaggaggaggaggagcggtGGAGCCAGACACGCCCACGGCGCCGGACGCCACGGCCTCCAGCGGGCGCTTGCTGGCGTTCCCTCGAGCTTTCTGGACCACCGAGGTCGGAGCCGCGGTggcgtgctgctgctgctgccgaggaagaggaggaagaggaggaagaggaggttgTTGTTGAAGAGTTATTGTagaaataaaactgaaataagCGGATCATGTAAATATTTAGCGAGACGGCTGTGTTACCTCTGCAATAATCACtgcagagtaacacacacacacaaacacaaacaaacacacacacacacacacacacacacacacacacacacacacacacacacacacacacacacacaaaaaacacacacacacacacacacacacatacacgcacaaacacacacacacacacacacacacacacacaaacacaaacacacacacacacacacacacacagacacacacacatatacacacacacacacacacacacacaaacacagacacacacacaaacacacacacacacacacacacacacacacacacacaaacactcacaaacacacacacacacagacacacacacagagacacaaacacacacacacacacacacacacacacacacacataaacactcacacacacacacacacacacacacacagaaacacaaacacaaacccacagacagacaaccacacacacacacaccccacccacccacccacacaccacccacagacacacacacacacacacacacaaacacaaacacacacacacacacacacacacacacacattagtaaCCTTGGGCTGTGGGGTCTACGGTGTGACTTTCTCCCTCTCGTAGGTCAGACAGCCCTGAGGCTGAGACaccagacacatacacacacacagagacagacacacacacacacacacacacacacagagacacacgcacacacaaacaaacacccacacacacacacacacacacacacacacacacacacacacacacacacacacacacactttagtaaCCTTGGGCTGTGGGGTCTACGGTTGGACCTTCTCCCTCTCGTAGGTCAGACAGCCCTGAGGCTGAGACaccagacacatacacacacacagagacacacacacagagacacacacacacacacacacacacacacacacaacacaaacccacacacacagagacacacacacattagtaaCCTTTGAGCTGTGGGGTCTGCGGTGGGACCTTCTCCCTCTCGTAGGTCAGACAGCCCTGAGGCTGAGACaccagacacatacacacacacagacacacacacacagagacacacacacacacacacccacacacacacacacacacacacattagtaaCCTTGGGCTGTGGGGTCTGCGGTGGGACCTTCTCCCTCTCGTAGGTCAGACAGCCCTGAGGCTGAGACaccagacacatacacacacacagacacacacacacagacacacacacacacacacacacacacacagacacacacacacacacacattagtaaCCTTGGGCTGTGGGGTCTGCGGTGGGACCTTCTCCCTCTCGTAGGTCAGACAGCCCTGAGGCTGAGACaccagacacatacacacacacagagacacacacacagagacacacacacacacacacacattagtaaCCTTGGGCTGTGGGGTCTGCGGTGGGACCTTCTCCCTCTCGTAGGTCAGACAGCCCTGAGGCTGAGACaccagacacatacacacacacagagacacacacacagagacacacacacacacacacacacacacacacacacattagtaaCCTTGGGCTGTGGGGTCTGCGGTGGGACCTTCTCCCAGCCCTGAGGCAGGATCATCACCGGGACAGGCCCGCCCCCCTGCTGCTGCGGTAGCGTCGCCATGGCGATGACCTTCATGCCGCCACTGTTGGCGGCGGCCGCGGGGCCCCCGGGCCCGGACGCCgcgcccccccccaccccccctctttGGGAACCAGCGAGGGCGGAGAGGAGCGCACCGCCAGAGGAGTGTTCTTATCGGGGAGGGAGCTCCGAGGGAGGATTCTGGGTAACTGCTTCATGAAGGCTTCCACCTGCAACACACAGGTACGGCTGGTAGgagagggagagtgtgtgtgtgtgtgtgtgtgtgtgtgtgtttctcgggtttgtgtgtgtgtgtgtgtgtgtgtgtgtgtgtgtgtgtgtgtgtgtgtgtgtgtgtgtgcgtgtgcgtgtgtgtgggagggaggATTCTGGGTAACTGCTTCATGAAAGCTTCCACCTGCAACACACAGGTACGGCTggtaggagagggagagagtgtgtgtgtgtgtgtgtgtgtgtgtgtgtgtgtgtgtgtgtgtgtctgtgcgtgtgtgtgtgtgtgtgtgtctgtgtgtgtgtctgtgcgtgtgtgtgtgtctgtctgtctctgttctgtgtgtctgtgcgtgcgtgtctgtcggtgcgtgtgtgtgtgcgtctgtgcgtgtgtgtctgtgcgtatgtctttgagtgtgtgtgtgtgtgcgtctgtgcgtgtgtctgtgcatatgtctttgcgtgcgtgtgtgtgcgtctgtgcatgtgtgtgtctgtctctgttctgttctgtgtgtgtgtatgcttgtgtatgtgtgtgtgtgtggatgtgtttgtgcgtgtgtatgtgtgtgtatgcgtttgtctgtgtgtgtgtctctctctgttctgtgtgtgtttgcgtgtgtgtatgtgtgtctgtcgatgttctgtgtgtgcgtgtgtgtatgtgcgtgtgtctgtgcgtgtgtgtgtctgtgcgcgtgtgtgtgtatgtgtgtctgtctctgttctgtgtgtctgtgcttgcgtgtgtatgtgtgtctgtctgtgtgtgtgtgtgtgtgtgtgtgtgtctgtgcgagtgtgtgtgtgtatgtgtatgtgtgtctgtctctgtctctgttctgtgtgtctgtgcttgcgtgtgtctgtgcgtgcctgtgtgtgtgtctgtgcatgtgtctttgcgtgtgtgtgtgtgtgtgtgcgtgcgtctgtgcgtgtgtgcgcgtgtgtgtctgtgcgcgtgtgtgtgcatgtgtgtgtgtgtctgtgtgtgtgtgtgtgcgtgtctgtgtgtctgtgtgtgtgtgtgtgtgtgtgtgtgtgtgtgtgtgtgtgtgtgtgtgtgtgcgcacgtgtgtctgtgcatgtgtgtgtgtgtgtatgtgtgtgtgtgtgcgtgcgtgtgtgtgtgtgtgtgggagggaggATTCTGGGTAACTGCTTCATGAAGGCTTCCACCTGCAACACATAGGTACGGCTAGTAGGAGAGGGAGAgtgcgtctgtgtctgtgtgtgtgtgtctgtgcgcgcgtgtgtgtgtgtatgtgtttgtttgcgtgtttgtgtctctctctgttctgtgtgtgcgtatgtgtgcgcacgcgtgcgtgtgtgtgtgcgtgtgtctgtgcgtgtgtgtgtatgtgtctgtgcgcgtgtgtgtgtatgtgtgtctgtctctgttctgtgtgtctgtgcgtatatgtgtgtgtgtgcatgtgtgtgtctgtgtctgtgcgtgtgtgtgtgtgtgtattatgtgtttctactagaacatgtttacatgtttcaTGTTCAAACTAACCCATTGTTTTCCTCATACTGCTAAACTGTgtattatgtgtatgtatgtgtgtgtgtgtgtgtgtgtgtgtgtgtgtgtgtgaattatgtgtgtgtgtgtgtatgtgtgtgtgtgtgtctgttaacgTACCGCAGGacgcagagaggaggaggaggaagaggagggagggggcggAGCCTCCAGTGATGAAGGCTTTGCAGCTGATTTGTCTCCAGACGGCTTCAGTGAAGACGAGGAGTCTCCCGGGTCCTtctgcagacacacaggaaGCAGTGAGACACACAGGAAGCAGTGAGACACACAGGAAGCAGTGAGACACACAGGAAGCAGTGAGACACACAGGAAGTTAAAAAATAACCGGCGATTTTCTGcagggtgtgtgtatgtgtctttctctattctatgtgtgtgtgtgtctgtctgtctctgttctgtgtgtgtgtgtgtgtgtgtctgtctgtctctattctgtgtgtgtgtgtgtgtgtgtgtgtgtgtgtgtgtgtctgtctctgttctgtgtgtgtctgtctgtctctgttctgtgtgtgtgtgtctgtctctgttctgtgtgtgtctgtctgtctctgttctgtgtgtgtgtgtctgtctctgttctgtgtgtgtgtgtctgtctgtctctgttctgtgtgtgtctgtctctgttctgtgtgtgtgtgtgtctgtctgtctctgttctgtgtgtgtgtgtgtgtgtgtgtgtgtgtgtctgtctctgttctgtgtttgtgtgtgtgtgtgtgtgtgtgtgtctgtctgtctctgttctgtgtttgtgtgtgtgtgtgtgtgtgtctgtctctattctgtgtgtgtgtctgtctgtctctgttctgtgtgtgtgtgtgtgtgtgtgtgtctctgttctgtgtgtgtgtgtgtgtgtgtgtgtctgtctgtctctgttctgtgtgtgtgtgtctgtctctgttctgtgtgtgtgtgtgtctgtctgtctctgttctgtgtgtgtttgtgtgtgtctgtctgtctctgttctgtgtgtgtgtgtgtctgtctgtctctgttctgtgtgtgtttgtgtgtgtctgtctgtctctgttctgttgtgtgtgtgtgtgtgtctgtctgtctctgttgtgtgtgtgtgtgtgtgtgtctgtctctgttctgtgtgtgtgtgtctgtctgtgtgtctgtctgtctctgttctgtgtgtgtgtgtgtgtgtgtctgtctgtctctgttctgtgtgtttgtgtgtgtctgtctgtctttctgtctgtgtgtgtgtgtgtgtgtgtgtgtgtgtgtgtgtgtgtgtgtctgtctgtctttctgtctgtgtgtgtgtctgtctgtctctgttctatgtgtgtttgtctgtctctgttctgtgtgtgtgtgtgtgtctgtctgtctttctgtctgtgtgtgtgtgtctgtctgtctctgttctgtgtgtgtctgtctgtctctgttctgtgtgtgtgtgtgtgtgtgtctgtctgtctttctgtctgtgtgtgtgtgtctgtctgtctctgttctgtgtgtgtctgtctgtctctgttctgtgtgtgtgtgtgtgtctgtctgtctctgttctgtgtgtgtgtgtctgtctgtctttctgtctgtgtgtgtgtgtctgtctgtctctgttctgtgtgtgtgtgtgtgtgtctgtctgtctctgttctgtgtgtgtgtgtgtgtgtctgtctgtctttctgtctgtgtgtgtgtgtctgtctgtctctgttctgtgtgtgtttgtgtgtgtctgtctgtctctgttctgtgtgtgtctgtctgtctttctgtctgtgtgtgtttgtgtgtgtgtgtgtgtgtctgtctgtctgtctttctgtctgtgtgtgtgtgtctgtccttctctgttctgtgtgtgtctgtctgtctctgttctgtgtgtgtgtgtctgtctgtctgtgttctgtgtgtttgtgtgtgtctgtctctgttctgtgtgtttgtgtctgtctgtctctgttctgtgtgtgtgtgtgtgtctgtctctgttctgtgtgtgtgtgtgtgtctgtctctgttctgtgtgtgtgtgtctgtctgtctctgttctgtgtgtgtgtgtctgtctgtctctgttctgtgtgtttgtgtgtctgttaggggtgtaacgataacgatcagctcacgatacgatatgtatcacgatactgggttcacgatacgatatgtatcacgatattttgaaaaaaaaatgcaaaaaattcaactgaaaatcaaataacagatttatttaaaattaacagtgtTCAATAACTGTCTTATTGTTATACATACAACTTAAAGAATGTACAATACTTCAATATAAATCAAGATTTAGTTTAACCTTCTGTATGTAAAGTCAGACGTCATATCCTATTCATTGGAGCACGAATGCAGCGTATGTAAACATGACGCGGGTACGGTAGCTCAACCAATAGGATTtaactcacccggaaatggcgagcagaatgagcctgactagagtctctcaaaatctgacgaaaatcttttcagaaacatgtttcggtgaactattttagtacgatatgagatcgtattctgaacgagccgccgtgacagtctggctttcaatttatggagaaaacaaaccccatgtgacgcattcgtccaatcagctgccggttgtcatttcttgggcaacaatacagattagcgccgcctgctgttatggaggcgtattacgtctcgtctcctctcgtctttttgatgtgtcccgaggcagttttttgcatattgttctatatctatggtttttttggacctcggggacgcgactgatcatctcgactggcttttctgccgatggtCGGCCGTTTGGTATGTGGGTCAGCACCTATATGGTggtagtataaaaaaaaaaaaaaaaaaatatatatatatttttttttattattataatattgccATACCTTTACGATACATATCGTAACATTTTTGCATCGCGATAAATCGTACCACGATatatcgttacacccctagtgtctgtctgtctctgttctgtgtgtgcgcatgcgtgtttttttcaaaacgtatgaagcctggataataaaatatatatatatatatatatatatatatatatatatatatatatatatatacgcaagttcaggtatcggaatctgcaaaaaatggtatcggaccatctctagggTCAATGGGGAgctcccagacccaacatctggatgtgggtctctGGCTCTGGGTCAGGCTACGAGTTTTTTCACTAAAAAGGgaacacatttcggtgaactcTTTCTGTAAAATAGGCGAACGTTTCCAAAAAGAGCCACCGGCGTTGGTGGTCATTGCAGAGGAACTGATAACTGCTCGTGGGAGGAGAACATCGAGAGTCcaacgcacacactcacacacacacactcacacacacacacacacacacacacacacacagtcacacacacacaaaccgagAGAGACGGGATGGTCACCTTATGGTCAGCTGCTCCATCGCTGTCCCCTTTAGAGATGACCGGAGTTTTCTTGATGACCTTGTGAGGTTTGGCTGGacctcctgcagacagacagacagacagacagagagagacaggcagagagagagacaggcccacagacagacagagagaccgagagagagagagagacaggcagagagagagacagagagagagagacaggcccacagacagacagagagacagagagagagacaggcagagagagagagagagagagagagagacaggcccacagacagacagagagacagagagagagacaggcagagagagagacagagagagagagacaggcccacagacagacagagagacagagagagagacacagagagagagagagacagagagagagagagagacagaaagagagacaggcagacagacagatagagagacagacagaaagacagagagacagacagatagagagagatagagagacagacagctgtcaatcatctctgaatacaaagtgacaaaaacacacacacgctgtcactcacacacacagtcactgacacacacacacacactcacactcacacacacacacacacacacacacacacacacacacacacagacctgcgAGTGCTGCGGAGGTGACCAGCTCGGCCTGGCTGCTGCGAGGGTTCACGATGTGCTCCTGGATCAGGTACCGGGCGATCTCCACCACGGTGTCGAACGAACGCTTCAGGATCTTCTGCGCCCAATCACAGATCAGCTCGCACGCCGCCTCCGTCACTTCCTGTTTGTAGGTCTGGACCAGCTCGGTCAGCTCGgcctgcacacgcacacacaagggGGAacggtgtgtgtgagagtctgtgtgagtgtctgtgtgtgagtgtgtgggtgagtgtgtgtgtgtgtgagagagagagtaagtgtgtgtgtatgtgtgtgtgtgtgtgtgtgtgtgtgtgtgagagagagtctgagtgtgtgtatgtatgtatgtatgtgtgtgtgagtgtatacgtgtatgtgtgtgtgtatatgtgtttgtgtgagtgtgggtgtatatgtgtttgtgtgtgtatatatgtgtttgtgtgtgtatgtgtttgtgttgtgtatgtgtgtgtgtgtgtgtgtgcatgtgtgtgtgtatatatgtgtttgtgtgtgtgtctatacagtatgtgtttgtgtgtgtatgtgtgtgtgtgtgtgtgtatgtgtatatgtgtttgtatgtgtatgtgtgtgtatatatgtgtttgtgtgtttatatatgtgtgtttgtgtgtgtgtgtgtatatgtgtttgtgtgtgtgtgtgtgtgtgtgtgtgtgtgtgtgtgtgtgtgtgtgtgtgtgaactcagCAGCTCGACAGGAAGTGGAGGCTGACAGGAAGGAAACGAGGTAACCACTGACAAAGTTAAAGAACCcaataaacaacaacagaaaccagagtgtgcgtatgtgtgtatgtgtgtgagtgcgtttgtgtgtgtgcgtgcatgtgtgtgagtgtatctatctctgttctatgtgtgtgtgtgtgtgtgtgtgtgtgcgtttgtgtgtatgtgtgtgtgcgtgtgcatgtgtgtgagtgtgtctatctctgttctatgtgtgtttgtgtgtgtgtatgtgtgtgtgcgtgtgtgtgtgcgtgcatgtgtgtgagtgtgtctatctctgttctatgtgtgtgtgtgtgtgtgtgagtgtgtgtgcgtttgtgtgtatgcgtgtgtgtgtgtgtctctgtctgtctctgttctgagtgtgtgtgtgtgtgtgtgtgtgtctctgtctgtctctgttctgagtgtgtgtgtgtgtgtgtgtgtgcatgtgtctgtctgtctctgttctgagtgtgtgtgtgtgtgtatgtgtgtgtattaggggtgggggaaaaaatcgatacagcatagtatcgcgatatttctcgtggcaatactgtatcgatacaaaggcgccaagtatcgatcttttattatttaaattgcacatcagaatttaactttttggtagtataataataaaatcaattgcttattcagtccaccagatggcgctgtttgttttctggtgaggtcagcggggtgactgtcagcgtgcaggcggatgtagataaaataaacatggcagcgtcagagaaagaaatcagaaatgcaccatctgcgtttaaatcaagtgtttggacttttttcggatttttaacaaggaggggacaactgagatggacatgagacatgggatttgcaaggagtgtcgtatgcaaataaaatactcagggaataccacaaacatgagggctcatctcacacgccaccatccagagttagcgttagccgagggcggtaaagctaatgctaaaccagctccgcccgaaaaaccaaccaacactggacacacttagcttgacaaagctacctcccaattcagagcgagctaagaaaataactcaagccatcgcctacttcatgtgcaaagacctgcgtccttacaacgttgtggaaaatgaaggattttgtcaTTGCTAAAAACACGGAACCAAGGTACGTGACTCCGTCGCGCCCGttttgtactcattttaattgtaaaaaatacctgtagtagcacagcagtgcatacctgttggtattacagtctagtccaccttaattaaaaatgcaaacagttcagtttgccaggtgtatacaacatttataacatgttcattaaagtgctggttagttagtcagcttgacagtcacattttacagcaataaaattcatgtgagatgaacaaacagatgttgacaaagttttcctttggggacataataatgaagttggaaaaaaggtaataaattgcaatatattgcagaatatcgcaatatgtttaaaatcgcaataatatcgtatcgtgacctaagtatcgtgataatatcgtatcgtggtacctctggtgattcccacccctagtgtgtatgtgcgtgcgtgcttgcgtgtgcatatatatatgtgtgtgagcgtgtgtgtgtgcgtgtgtatgtttgtgtgtgtgtatatatgtgtgtgtgtgtatgtgtatatatgtgtgtgtgtgtgtgtgtatatatatatatatgtgtgtgtgtgtgtgtgtgtgtgtatatataggtgtgtgtgtatacgtgtgtgtgtatgtatgtgtgtatatatatataaatgtgtgtgtgtgtatgtatgtatgtgtgtatatatgtgtgtgtatatatatatatataaatgtgtgtgtgtatgtgtatatatgtgtgtgtgtgtatatatatgtgtgtctgtgtgtgtatgtgtatatatatgtgtgtgtgtgtgtgtgtgtatatatatatatatatatatatatatatatatgtgtgtgtgtgtgtgtgtgtgtgtgtgtatatatgtgtgtgtgtgtgtatatatatatgtgtgtgtgtgtatgtatatatgtgtgtgtgtgtgtgtgtgtgtgtgtatgtgtatatatgtgtgtgtgtgtgtatatatatatgtgtgtgtgtgtgtgtctatgtgtatgtgtatatatgtgtgtgtgtgtgtatatatatatatatgtgtgtgtgtgtgtgtgtgtgtgtgtgtgtatatatgtgtgtgtatatatatatgtatgtgtgtatgtgtatatatatgtgtgtgtgtgtgtgtgtatgtgtatgtgtatatatgtgtgtgcgtgtgtatatatatgtgt
This window encodes:
- the rfx5 gene encoding formin-like protein 5 isoform X4, translating into MKVIAMATLPQQQGGGPVPVMILPQGWEKVPPQTPQPKQHATAAPTSVVQKARGNASKRPLEAVASGAVGVSGSTAPPPPPPPVKRKRGRPRKPRPEDAPPPPPPAALSPKPPPPAPPGAHAPIITSLSGGVIQKASSSSSSSSSSSSSSSSSSSAASSSQPVLELVIQEQPGLLLSQLPAVSDAGHRLVEHRGVVVQCQPGRAVEPDRHGRPQSLLLFQSPGTPPAAGWTTGRTPMVEVIQKAPRPSHNNNNNNPPLPLPLPLPALPPPPPPLPLPTLHEDRGEVEITLTPVELHISPPPTSSASLCSVAPAVKSEEDEVGVTSQREREEH
- the rfx5 gene encoding protein enabled homolog isoform X2; the protein is MKVIAMATLPQQQGGGPVPVMILPQGWEKVPPQTPQPKQQQHATAAPTSVVQKARGNASKRPLEAVASGAVGVSGSTAPPPPPPPVKRKRGRPRKPRPEDAPPPPPPAALSPKPPPPAPPGAHAPIITSLSGGVIQKASSSSSSSSSSSSSSSSSSSAASSSQPVLELVIQEQPGLLLSQLPAVSDAGHRLVEHRGVVVQCQPGRAVEPDRHGRPQSLLLFQSPGTPPAAGWTTGRTPMVEVIQKAPRPSHNNNNNNPPLPLPLPLPALPPPPPPLPLPTLHEDRGEVEITLTPVELHISPPPTSSASLCSVAPAVKSEEDEVGVTSQREREEH
- the rfx5 gene encoding formin-like protein 3 isoform X1, translating into MKVIAMATLPQQQGGGPVPVMILPQGWEKVPPQTPQPKQQQQHATAAPTSVVQKARGNASKRPLEAVASGAVGVSGSTAPPPPPPPVKRKRGRPRKPRPEDAPPPPPPAALSPKPPPPAPPGAHAPIITSLSGGVIQKASSSSSSSSSSSSSSSSSSSAASSSQPVLELVIQEQPGLLLSQLPAVSDAGHRLVEHRGVVVQCQPGRAVEPDRHGRPQSLLLFQSPGTPPAAGWTTGRTPMVEVIQKAPRPSHNNNNNNPPLPLPLPLPALPPPPPPLPLPTLHEDRGEVEITLTPVELHISPPPTSSASLCSVAPAVKSEEDEVGVTSQREREEH
- the rfx5 gene encoding formin-like protein 5 isoform X3, whose translation is MKVIAMATLPQQQGGGPVPVMILPQGWEKVPPQTPQPKQQHATAAPTSVVQKARGNASKRPLEAVASGAVGVSGSTAPPPPPPPVKRKRGRPRKPRPEDAPPPPPPAALSPKPPPPAPPGAHAPIITSLSGGVIQKASSSSSSSSSSSSSSSSSSSAASSSQPVLELVIQEQPGLLLSQLPAVSDAGHRLVEHRGVVVQCQPGRAVEPDRHGRPQSLLLFQSPGTPPAAGWTTGRTPMVEVIQKAPRPSHNNNNNNPPLPLPLPLPALPPPPPPLPLPTLHEDRGEVEITLTPVELHISPPPTSSASLCSVAPAVKSEEDEVGVTSQREREEH